A single Mercenaria mercenaria strain notata chromosome 9, MADL_Memer_1, whole genome shotgun sequence DNA region contains:
- the LOC123548104 gene encoding uncharacterized protein LOC123548104 gives MKTALVMAVLLSAATAQPFGYYGYGDGDGDDFPGGEDDFGFPGGLFGGIAPGYIGGYAGGPAYGFAGGAAGAFGFAGGAAGAYGFAGGYAPGYQGAYAGGPAYGFAGGAAGAFGFAGGAAGAYGFAGGPAYGSAGAYGFAGGPVGAYGFAGGFAYGSGYGFDGGYGNGYGSGYGYGFGVGGEFGDN, from the coding sequence ATGAAGACCGCATTAGTGATGGCCGTATTACTATCTGCCGCTACAGCGCAACCTTTTGGTTATTATGGTTATGGTGATGGTGATGGTGATGATTTTCCTGGTGGCGAAGATGACTTTGGCTTTCCGGGAGGTCTTTTCGGTGGCATTGCTCCTGGTTATATTGGTGGCTATGCTGGTGGCCCTGCCTATGGTTTTGCTGGTGGCGCTGCTGGTGCCTTTGGTTTTGCTGGTGGCGCTGCTGGTGCCTATGGTTTTGCAGGCGGCTATGCTCCTGGTTATCAAGGTGCCTATGCTGGTGGCCCTGCCTATGGTTTTGCTGGTGGCGCTGCTGGTGCCTTTGGTTTTGCTGGTGGCGCTGCTGGTGCCTATGGTTTTGCTGGCGGCCCTGCCTATGGCTCTGCTGGTGCTTATGGCTTTGCTGGTGGCCCTGTTGGTGCCTATGGTTTTGCTGGCGGCTTCGCCTATGGCTCTGGCTATGGTTTTGACGGTGGCTATGGCAATGGCTATGGCAGTGGATATGGCTACGGTTTTGGTGTTGGTGGTGAATTCGGAGACAATTAG